From the Candidatus Obscuribacterales bacterium genome, the window TCATCAGAAACGGCTTGGTTGCGAGCCAAAATCAGTTCACCGGTTTCAGGATGCAGCACATCCTCCGCCATCACCCGACCCAGCAGTCGATCCTTCAGGGGAATCAACACCCGTTCCCCGTCGGTCATACTGCGAGCTGGAATACCGCGCTGGGTACCGCAGTCCAGTTCCCGAATGATCACATCCTGAGACACGTCTACCAATCGACGGGTGAGGTAACCCGAGTCAGCGGTTCGCAGGGCGGTATCGACCAACCCCTTACGGGCACCGTAGGACGAAATGATATATTCCGTTACCGTCAGCCCTTCCCGGAAGTTGGTCTTAATCGGCAAGTCAATAATCTGCCCTTGCGGATCCGCCATCAGACCACGCATCCCCACTAACTGACGAACCTGAGAGATATTCCCTCGGGCGCCGGAGAACGCCATCATATAGACCGAGTTGAGAGGATTTCGAGAGCGGAAGTGGCGCACCACCTCGTCCTTCAATTCCTCACTGGTGCTGTTCCAAGTGTCAATCACCTTTTGGAATCGCTCAACTTCCGTAATCTCACCACGGGTGTATCGAGACTCAGTGGTGCGAATTTCTTCCTCCGCAGCCTCCAGCAGTTGGCGCTTGCTAGGTGGCACTTCTAAATCGTCAACGCTGATCGACACCCCAGCTCGGGTCGCATACTTAAACCCAAGATCCTTCAATTCATCAGCCATTTGGGCCGTGCGAGCCGTACCGTAGTGGGTGAAGGCCCAAGACACAATATTCCGCAACTGCTTCTTATCGATCACGCGGTTATAAAAAACCGGCTTTTGCTCTAACTGCTGAGTTGGTTGTTGATCCGCCATGGTTCTCCCTTGCCCCTCAAAACAATGCATCTGATGCGATCGCCCCTAAGTGGTGGGCGATCGCTCCGTCGCCAAACCCTGTACGACAGCCCCTAGGTCATCAAAACGTCGTGAATCGTCTTGTTGTAAATGATTCGCCCCGGCGTCGTTCGAACATACTGAGAAATAACATTGCCCTCTGCATCCTCACGCACCCGTCGGAATTTGTACACCCGAGTGGTAATTCCTTCGTCGGTGCGAGACTCCTCAAGAGGCTCTCCTTCCTTTTCACCGCTATCAACCGGCCCATCAAACCGTACCCACACATGGGCATGGAGAGACACCTGCTTTTGCTCATAGGCAATCACCACGTCCTCCATACTAGAGAAGTACCGCCCACTGCCCAGTTGCTGCTTGGGATTGTCCACGGTGAGATAGTAGCAGCCCAACACCATATCTTGGCTAGGGGTCACAATCGGACGCCCCGTTGCTGGCGACAGAATATTGTTAGAAGCCAGCATCAGTAAACGAGCCTCCGCCTGAGCTTCCAGGGAGAGCGGCACATGCACCGCCATTTGGTCTCCGTCAAAGTCAGCGTTGAAGGCCGGACAAACCAGGGGATGAATCTGAATCGCTCGTCCTTCCACCAAAATTGGCTCGAAGGCCTGAATCCCCAAACGGTGAAGCGTCGGTGCCCGGTTCAGCATCACCGGGTGCCCTTCAATCACCTCTTCCAGTACATCCCAAATGCTGGGATCATTGCGCTGGATCAGCTTCTTGGCCGCCTTAATATTGTTGACTAGACCTTGGCGAATCAAGCGGTGAATCACGAAGGGCTGGAATAGCTCAATAGCCATTTCCTTGGGCAGCCCACACTGGTGCATCTTCAGGTTGGGGCCCACCACAATCACCGAACGGCCGGAGTAGTCTACCCGTTTCCCTAGCAAGTTTTGCCGGAATCGCCCTTGCTTCCCTTCAATAATGTCAGACAAGGACTTCAACGGACGATTGTTAGCACCAACAACAGTACGTCCCCGTCGACCATTGTCAATCAACGCATCCACAGCTTCCTGAAGCATGCGCTTTTCGTTGCGCACAATGATTTCCGGTGCCAGAATTTCCTGGAGACGGGCTAGGCGATTATTTCGGTTAATCACCCGACGATAGAGATCGTTCAAATCCGAGGTTGCAAAGCGTCCCCCGTCGAGCTGCACCATGGGACGGAGATCGGGCGGAATTACCGGAATCACATTCAGCACCATGTGCTCTGGTCGGGAACCGGTAGCCACAAAGTTGTCAATCACCCGCAGGCGCTTAATCAACTTGGCGCGTTTTTGTCCCTTAGCACCGGCAATTTCTTCTCGCAGTTGCTCTGCCTCAGCTTCTAGGTTCAGATCTTCTAGGAGCCGCTGGAGCGCTTCAGCGCCAATCCCCACTTCTACACCCGACAGATCAGAATCTTCGCTGTACAGTTGATCTTCAATTTCGATCCATTGATCTTCCGTCAGCAACTGTTTGTAGGCAAGATTATCGGCATTGCCTGGGCTCAACACCACATAAGCATTGAAGTAGACAATTTGTTCCACATCCCGCAAAGGCATATCCAACAGGATCGCCATGTAGCTAGGAATCCCCTTGAGATACCAAACGTGGGCAACAGGGGCAGCCAATTTGATGTAGCCCATGCGATGGCGGCGCACCCGTGACTCTGTCACCTCTACACCACAGCGCTCACAGACAATTCCTCTGTGGCGCACCCGCTTGTATTTACCACAGTGGCATTCCCAATCCTTAGCGGGGCCAAAAATCCGCTCACAGAACAAGCCATCCATTTCAGGCTTGAGCGTTCGGTAATTGATGGTTTCGGGCTTGGTCACCTCACCCACGACCATGCCGTTGGGCAGGGTGCGCTCACCCCACTGCCGGATTCGATCGGGCGATGCCAGCCCAATTTTGACGTAGTCGAACCGTTGCTCTATTTTGGGCATCCGTGATCACTTCCTTTAATAGTGCTGACAGAGGAACTGGGACAGAGATAATCGTGGAGATAGGCGATCGCTGCAAGCTGGGCCATGGCGTTACCCCAAGGGAATACCGTAGCCGGGCGATCGCCCCTCTCCTAGAGTTGTTCTCCAACTTCTTCAGTGTCTTCCTCACGGGACACTGATTCATAGGTGGGACGAGATGGAGCCCGACGACTACTAACGTCTGCCATGAGATCCACTTCCACATCGCGACTGCTGCCGTCTTCATTGGTTTCAAGCTTGTGAGCAGCAATATCTAAACAGAGGGACTGCAGCTCTCGCATCAAAACCTTAAAGGACTCAGGGGTCCCTGGGCGAGGAATAGCCTTACCTTTAACAATGGCATTGAGGGCTTCGTTGCGTCCCTGCATATCATCCGACTTCACAGTCAGCAGTTCTTGCAGGGTATAGGATGCACCAAAGGCTTCCAGCGCCCAAACTTCCATTTCTCCGAATCGCTGACCACCCTGCTGAGCCTTACCACCCAAAGGCTGCTGAGTCACCAAGGAGTATGGCCCTGTTGAACGAGCGTGGATCTTATCGTCCACTAAGTGAACCAGCTTCAGCATGTAAGCCGTACCCACCGTTACCGGACGATCAAACGGCTCACCCGTTCGCCCGTCGTAGACTTGGATCTTGCCAGGATTCTCGGGATCAAAGATCCAGTCTTTACCGGTTTCCTCACGAGCCTCTAGCAGTTTGCCATGGGTAATGCTGCGGGACGCTTCCTGCCCATACATTTCGTCAAACGGTGTCACCTTAAAGCGAGTGTTGAGGTTGTGACCAGCCCACCCCAATAGGCACTCAAAGACCTGACCCACGTTCATCCGTGATGGCACACCTAGGGGATTAAGAGCAATGTCAATGGGGGTGCCGTCAGGCAGATAGGGCATATCCTCAATCGGCAAGATTCGGGAAATAATCCCTTTATTACCGTGGCGTCCAGCCATCTTGTCGCCCACCTGAATTTTCCGCTTCTGGGCCACATAAACTCGAACCACCATGTTGGCTCCCGGAGGCAGCTCATCCCCTTGCTCTCGGGTGAAGACGCGGACATCCACAACCCGACCTTTCTCACCGTTGGGCACTCGGAGGGAATTATCTCGCACATCTCGGGCTTTTTCCCCGAAAATAGCGCGCAGCAGTTTTTCTTCTGGTGGCTGGTCGGACTCGCCCTTAGGCGTCACCTTACCCACCAAGATGTCGCTAGCTTCTACCCAAGCCCCAATCCGAATAATCCCCGTTTCATCTAACTGCCGCAGGGCATCTTCCCCAACGTTAGGAATTTCCCGGGTAATTTCTTCAGGGCCAAGCTTGGTCTGGCGTGCCTCAATTTCATACTTTTCAATATGAATCGAGGTGTAAACATCTTCATACACCAAGCGCTCACTAATGAGAATCGCATCCTCATAGTTGTATCCCTCCCACGGCATATAGGAGATGATGACGTTTTGACCTAGAGCAATCTCACCCCCTTCCGTGGCAGAACCATCCGCCAAAACCTGGCCGAGCACCACGCGATCGCCTTCAAAGACAATAGGGCGTTGGTTCAAGCAAGTATCTTGGTTGGAGCGTTGGTACTTCTGAACAATATGTTCAATCTCCTGCCCCTGATCATCCCGCACCACAATCCGGGTAGCGTCTACATAGGTCACTTCCCCATCTACTCGCGAGAGAATCACCATCCCCGAGTCACGGGCAGCCTGCGCCTCCAACCCCGTGCCCACAAGCGGGCGCTCTGGGCGTAGCAAGGGGACGGCCTGCCGCTGCATGTTCGAGCCCATCAAGGCTCGGTTCGCATCATCGTGCTCTAGGAAGGGAATCAGGGATGTAGCAACAGAAATAATCTGTACCGGAGAGATGGCTACATAGTCCACCTCGGTGGGGGTGGTGGTGGTAAACTCCTGCCGGTAGCGCACGGGCACGGTTTCACCCAAAATGTAGCCTTCTTCATCTAGGGGAATATCCCCCGGTGCCACCCGCAGATCATCTTCTTCATCCGCCGTCATATAGAGCGGCGCTTGCTCTTTCAGGACTCGGCCATTTTCCACCGGGTATGACGGCGTTTCAATGAACCCATAGGCATTGACGCGCGCGTGGGTGGCCAAGGAACCAATCAGCCCGGCGTTGGGGCCTTCTGGCGTCTCAATCGGACAAATACGTCCGTAGTGGGAGGGGTGAATATCCCGCACGGCAAAGCCTGCCCGCTCACGGGTCAGACCACCTGGGCCCAAGGCGCTGAGACGGCGTTTGTGAGTCAACTCTGCCAGAGGATTGGTTTGATCCATAAACTGAGAGAGCTGGGAGGAGCCGAAGAACTCCTTAATGGCGGCCACCAAAGGCTTAGGGTTCACCAAAGAAGCTGGCGTCAGCGATTCGGCATCCGACACGGTCATCCGTTCCCGAATGATCCGCTCTAGGCGATTGAGACCAACCCGCACTTGGTTTTGCAGCAGCTCACCCACCGATCGCACCCGACGGTTGCCTAAGTGGTCGATGTCGTCAATGGTGCCGATATCAAACTCTAGGTTGATCAAGTAGTCGATCGCCGCCAGGATATCTTGAGGCGTCAGCACCCGCATGGTGTCAGGAATACTCAGGCGCAGCTTGCGATTGAGCTTGTAGCGACCCACCCGTCCCAGGTCGTAGCGCTTGGGATCGAAGAAGCGAGATTCCAGAAGTTGTTGACCACCGGAAACCGTCGGCGGCTCACCCGGACGCAATTTGCGATACAGCTCCATGAGAGCTTCGTCTTCGCTAAACTGCCCTTCTTTATCGATGGTTTTTTGGAAATACTCAGGATGGCGCAGGGCATCAAAGATTTCGCTATCGTTCAAGCCTAGGGCCTTGAGCAAGACCTGGGCCGATAGCTTACGGGTCTTATCAATCCGCACCCAGACCAGATCATTTTTGTCGGTCTCAAACTTCAGCCATGCGCCTCGGTTGGGGATCAGACTTGCATTGTAGGTACGCCGACCATTTTTGTCCGTTTCCGCTTTGTAGTAGACCCCAGGGCTACGCACAATTTGGTTAACAATGACCCGCTCTGCTCCATTAATAATGAAGGTACCGCGATCGGTCATCAGCGGTAGATCACCAATGAAGACCTCCTGCTCCTTAATCTCGCCCGTCTCTTTGTTAATCAGCCGAGTGGGAACATACATCTGAACGGCGTAGGTACTATCCCGCCGCTTAGCTTCATCGACATCATACTTTGGGCGCTTGAGTTTATAGTTTTGACCAAGAAAATGAAGTTCTAGCTTCCCGGTATAGTCTGTAATCGGGGAGTAACTATTGAGTTCTTCGATCAATCCTTCTTCAAGAAACCAACGGAAACTAGCCCGCTGAATCTCAACTAGGTCTGGTAGAGTGAAGGCGGGTGAAGTCTGGGTTAAATTAGTCATGCGTCTCCTCAAGCAAGTCACGCCCTATGGGTGGTCAAGATTACTCTTGGTGTGTGAGTGTCGTCAACACAAAAATTCAGACCCTACAATCCTGTAGAGACTGATCTCGTCAAACTCACGGATGATGCGATCGCCAAGCAAATCGGGTCAACTATAAATAGCAACTTCCATGGAGTAAAAGTAATAGTCGGGTCAGTAATAAGCAAGGGCACGTCGGTAGGCGTTAGATCGGACAGGCTTCCCAACCATAGATTAACGAAGAAACTTAGGAATTGGGGCATCCCATGGATTGGCATCTAGTTCCTTAACAGCAACAATGATGGCGTCATCAGGGTGAGTACTGATCTTAGAAAGACAAGTCCTGCACTAACTCATCCAACCTGATCAGTCAATACTAACTAGTTTTACTATTATGCCCCAATAACTTGACTCTAACCGATAAATATGCGCCGAATTTTAATAGCAGTCAGCGACGATAGATATCGTAGATGGCTAGCCTTCGACGCTGGCATAGACGTCAGGAACAGTTATACCAAAAAGGTTACAGGCGTTTTGAGTCGTCTGGGTTGCGATCGCCTCCAGAGAG encodes:
- a CDS encoding DNA-directed RNA polymerase subunit gamma — translated: MPKIEQRFDYVKIGLASPDRIRQWGERTLPNGMVVGEVTKPETINYRTLKPEMDGLFCERIFGPAKDWECHCGKYKRVRHRGIVCERCGVEVTESRVRRHRMGYIKLAAPVAHVWYLKGIPSYMAILLDMPLRDVEQIVYFNAYVVLSPGNADNLAYKQLLTEDQWIEIEDQLYSEDSDLSGVEVGIGAEALQRLLEDLNLEAEAEQLREEIAGAKGQKRAKLIKRLRVIDNFVATGSRPEHMVLNVIPVIPPDLRPMVQLDGGRFATSDLNDLYRRVINRNNRLARLQEILAPEIIVRNEKRMLQEAVDALIDNGRRGRTVVGANNRPLKSLSDIIEGKQGRFRQNLLGKRVDYSGRSVIVVGPNLKMHQCGLPKEMAIELFQPFVIHRLIRQGLVNNIKAAKKLIQRNDPSIWDVLEEVIEGHPVMLNRAPTLHRLGIQAFEPILVEGRAIQIHPLVCPAFNADFDGDQMAVHVPLSLEAQAEARLLMLASNNILSPATGRPIVTPSQDMVLGCYYLTVDNPKQQLGSGRYFSSMEDVVIAYEQKQVSLHAHVWVRFDGPVDSGEKEGEPLEESRTDEGITTRVYKFRRVREDAEGNVISQYVRTTPGRIIYNKTIHDVLMT
- the rpoB gene encoding DNA-directed RNA polymerase subunit beta, which produces MTNLTQTSPAFTLPDLVEIQRASFRWFLEEGLIEELNSYSPITDYTGKLELHFLGQNYKLKRPKYDVDEAKRRDSTYAVQMYVPTRLINKETGEIKEQEVFIGDLPLMTDRGTFIINGAERVIVNQIVRSPGVYYKAETDKNGRRTYNASLIPNRGAWLKFETDKNDLVWVRIDKTRKLSAQVLLKALGLNDSEIFDALRHPEYFQKTIDKEGQFSEDEALMELYRKLRPGEPPTVSGGQQLLESRFFDPKRYDLGRVGRYKLNRKLRLSIPDTMRVLTPQDILAAIDYLINLEFDIGTIDDIDHLGNRRVRSVGELLQNQVRVGLNRLERIIRERMTVSDAESLTPASLVNPKPLVAAIKEFFGSSQLSQFMDQTNPLAELTHKRRLSALGPGGLTRERAGFAVRDIHPSHYGRICPIETPEGPNAGLIGSLATHARVNAYGFIETPSYPVENGRVLKEQAPLYMTADEEDDLRVAPGDIPLDEEGYILGETVPVRYRQEFTTTTPTEVDYVAISPVQIISVATSLIPFLEHDDANRALMGSNMQRQAVPLLRPERPLVGTGLEAQAARDSGMVILSRVDGEVTYVDATRIVVRDDQGQEIEHIVQKYQRSNQDTCLNQRPIVFEGDRVVLGQVLADGSATEGGEIALGQNVIISYMPWEGYNYEDAILISERLVYEDVYTSIHIEKYEIEARQTKLGPEEITREIPNVGEDALRQLDETGIIRIGAWVEASDILVGKVTPKGESDQPPEEKLLRAIFGEKARDVRDNSLRVPNGEKGRVVDVRVFTREQGDELPPGANMVVRVYVAQKRKIQVGDKMAGRHGNKGIISRILPIEDMPYLPDGTPIDIALNPLGVPSRMNVGQVFECLLGWAGHNLNTRFKVTPFDEMYGQEASRSITHGKLLEAREETGKDWIFDPENPGKIQVYDGRTGEPFDRPVTVGTAYMLKLVHLVDDKIHARSTGPYSLVTQQPLGGKAQQGGQRFGEMEVWALEAFGASYTLQELLTVKSDDMQGRNEALNAIVKGKAIPRPGTPESFKVLMRELQSLCLDIAAHKLETNEDGSSRDVEVDLMADVSSRRAPSRPTYESVSREEDTEEVGEQL